In uncultured Campylobacter sp., the following are encoded in one genomic region:
- the lysM gene encoding peptidoglycan-binding protein LysM — MGLLSFVAEAGKKLLGLGDDAKHVKDEIATNLSSTPVEGLEVEVQGDTVKISGNADKETLEKAALIAGNTAGIKNVQIEGIREDSAENYYTIVKGDNLSKIAKRFYGDANKYKIIFDANREVIKDANLIYPGQKIRIPKA, encoded by the coding sequence ATGGGTTTACTTTCATTCGTAGCCGAAGCAGGCAAGAAACTACTAGGTCTAGGCGATGACGCTAAGCACGTAAAAGACGAGATCGCCACCAATCTCAGCTCGACGCCGGTAGAGGGGCTAGAGGTCGAGGTGCAGGGCGACACCGTCAAAATCAGCGGCAACGCAGATAAGGAAACTCTCGAAAAAGCAGCCCTCATCGCGGGCAACACCGCAGGCATTAAAAACGTGCAGATCGAGGGCATTAGAGAGGATAGCGCCGAGAACTACTACACCATCGTGAAGGGCGATAACCTATCTAAAATCGCGAAGAGATTCTACGGCGACGCGAATAAATACAAGATTATTTTCGACGCCAACCGCGAGGTTATCAAGGACGCGAACCTCATCTATCCGGGGCAGAAGATTAGAATTCCAAAAGCTTAA
- a CDS encoding chloride channel protein, giving the protein MSTKFFLAILAIGVIMGLCAGLLNFGINEIETFAFGHNDEEFHIITEQTTALRRFLSVLAAGAIVTLIRILLIRLKPFLNVASMMDGRNPPFWQNLIHSVLQLVAIAMGAPVGSEAAPRELGGLFAAKICRALNISGDELRLFIACGAGAGLGAAYNVPLAGALFSLEILLKSFDTRAILCAFATSAVATATAEFGASKEIYYAVSNFAPTPQNLLAAALIGLVTGVAAKYFQDGVRLCEKLRIKSLKIALTLPFAFVLTAVIGAYVPEILGNGRSAAQFAFNSASFSPYLLAILLCKAFCILMIFRCGGYGGTLTPSFALGAVLGLCAGFAIGEILPISLSAAGVCGGAAFLAINLNAPLCAFALSAGFCGLNLNSYSVVVFSIVCAVIARNLLTKNLA; this is encoded by the coding sequence TTGAGTACTAAATTCTTTCTAGCGATCCTTGCGATAGGCGTTATAATGGGGCTTTGCGCAGGGCTCTTAAACTTCGGCATCAACGAAATTGAAACTTTTGCTTTTGGGCATAATGATGAGGAATTTCACATTATCACGGAGCAAACCACTGCGCTTAGGCGCTTTCTTAGCGTCCTCGCAGCCGGTGCAATCGTAACTTTAATTAGAATTCTACTGATAAGGCTAAAACCCTTTTTAAACGTAGCTTCGATGATGGATGGGCGAAATCCGCCGTTTTGGCAAAATTTAATCCACTCGGTTTTGCAGCTTGTAGCCATCGCCATGGGCGCACCGGTAGGCAGTGAGGCTGCTCCGCGCGAGCTAGGTGGCTTGTTTGCGGCTAAAATTTGCCGCGCCTTAAATATCAGCGGAGATGAGCTTCGGCTATTTATCGCATGCGGCGCGGGAGCGGGACTGGGCGCTGCATATAACGTCCCGTTAGCGGGCGCGCTTTTTAGCCTAGAAATTTTGCTTAAAAGCTTCGATACTCGAGCGATTTTATGCGCTTTTGCCACAAGTGCGGTGGCCACAGCTACAGCGGAATTCGGAGCTTCAAAAGAAATTTATTACGCAGTTTCGAACTTCGCCCCTACCCCACAGAATTTACTCGCAGCAGCGCTAATCGGACTTGTCACGGGGGTCGCGGCGAAATACTTTCAAGATGGGGTGCGCTTGTGCGAAAAGCTGCGCATAAAAAGCCTCAAGATCGCGCTTACACTACCATTTGCATTCGTGCTTACCGCAGTGATCGGTGCATACGTACCAGAAATTTTAGGCAATGGACGCTCTGCAGCGCAGTTTGCTTTCAACTCCGCATCCTTTAGTCCGTATTTGCTTGCGATCTTGCTTTGCAAAGCGTTTTGCATTTTGATGATCTTTCGCTGCGGCGGATACGGCGGCACGCTCACGCCGAGTTTCGCGCTAGGCGCAGTTTTAGGGCTATGCGCGGGGTTTGCGATCGGCGAAATTCTACCTATTAGCCTAAGTGCGGCAGGCGTTTGCGGAGGGGCTGCCTTTTTAGCGATCAACCTAAACGCGCCGCTTTGCGCCTTTGCCCTAAGCGCGGGATTTTGCGGGCTAAATCTCAACTCATATTCGGTCGTCGTTTTTAGCATCGTATGCGCCGTGATCGCTAGAAATTTACTGACGAAAAATTTAGCGTAG